In Amia ocellicauda isolate fAmiCal2 chromosome 7, fAmiCal2.hap1, whole genome shotgun sequence, one genomic interval encodes:
- the LOC136754111 gene encoding extracellular calcium-sensing receptor-like, with the protein MKVILCLSLLLGSNYFVLSSDLPICKLQGNFELNGLYKNGDIVFGGLFEAHLKTVHPELTFTSKPEQLRCESFDFPAFQAAQTMAFAIEEINRDPALLPNITLGYRLYDNCVNLAGAFRAATALINGVGDTFTDYSCTGTPPVLGIVGDPGSTNSISISRMLGLFKVPLVSYFATCSCLSNRKEFPSFFRTIPSDAFQVKAIIQIIKHYGWTWVGAIASSDDYGQYAVKTFIEQANSFGCIAFSETLPSVSTKTEILKIVKTIKQSTARVIVVFSSGAYFIPLAREIVYQDIRDRQWIATEAWTTLTVILNEETFSSFGGTIGIAIHSGEIPGLKEFLLQVRPVFDSNNNLINQFWEEMFNCKFQLKTIRLNSSELEKGKICTGSEDIKSTQTAYTAISNLRESYNTYKAVYALAHSLHNLMSCEPGKGPFEYNSCANITSVQPWQLLHYMKTVNFSTQYGDRVSFDENGDTPAIYDVMNWQRGNDGSMKIEKNGLFDESAPAGQELTLQEDKIFWNFDSNSPPRSVCSESCLPGTRKAARKGEPLCCFDCIPCAEGEISNHTDSIECVKCPPDFWSNPRRDQCVLKDIEFLSYEEPLGISLTTVALFGSCVSAGVLAVFIYYRNTPVVKANNSELSFLLLLSLILCFLCSLLFIGQPLHLTCMLRHVVFGISFVLCISCILVKTIVVIMAFKATLPDNNVMKWFGAAQQRGTVFVFTVIQAVICIIWLTTASPVPFKNTKYQNSKIIFECNVGSITGFSCLLGYIGLLASVCFLLAFLARNLPDNFNEAKFITFSMLIFCAVWIAFIPAYVSSPGKYSDAVEIFAILASSFGLLIAIFAPKCYIILLHPEKNSKKALMGRTAPKK; encoded by the exons ATGAAAGTCATTCTGTGTCTTTCTTTATTACTGGGTTcaaattattttgttctttcttcTGATTTGCCAATTTGTAAACTGCAAGGAAACTTTGAGTTGAATGGGTTGTACAAAAACGGTGACATTGTTTTTGGGGGATTATTtgaagcacatttaaaaacagtacATCCTGAACTGACCTTCACTTCAAAACCAGAGCAGCTCAGATGTGAGAG TTTTGATTTTCCAGCCTTCCAGGCAGCACAGACTATGGCTTTTGCTATCGAGGAAATAAACAGAGACCCTGCCCTTCTCCCTAACATCACTCTGGGCTACAGGTTGTATGACAACTGTGTCAACCTGGCAGGAGCGTTTCGGGCAGCCACAGCCCTGATAAATGGAGTGGGTGACACTTTCACTGACTACAGCTGTACAGGGACACCCCCAGTCTTAGGCATTGTTGGGGATCCTGGGTCAACTAATTCCATTTCCATATCCAGAATGCTGGGCCTTTTCAAAGTTCCCTTG GTCAGCTATTTTGCCACGTGCTCATGTTTAAGCAACAGAAAAGAGTTCCCTTCGTTTTTCAGGACTATCCCAAGCGATGCTTTCCAAGTCAAAGCCATAATTCAAATAATCAAGCACTATGGATGGACCTGGGTGGGGGCCATAGCAAGCAGTGATGACTATGGTCAGTATGCTGTCAAGACTTTTATCGAACAAGCAAATAGCTTTGGCTGCATTGCTTTCTCAGAAACTCTCCCCAGTGTCAGCACAAAGACTGAAATACttaaaattgtaaaaactattaaGCAGTCAACAGCAAgagttattgttgttttctccTCTGGAGCATATTTTATTCCATTAGCTAGAGAAATTGTTTACCAAGACATCCGAGACAGACAGTGGATTGCCACTGAAGCCTGGACTACCCTTACTGTAATACTCAATGAGGAAACGTTCAGCTCATTCGGTGGCACAATAGGAATCGCCATTCACAGTGGAGAAATCCCAGGGCTAAAAGAGTTTCTCCTCCAGGTTCGACCTGTCTTTGACAGCAACAACAATTTAATCAACCAGTTCTGGGAAGaaatgttcaattgcaaattccAGTTGAAAACAATTCGTTTAAATTCGTCAGAACTGGAAAAGGGCAAAATATGTACAGGATCAGAGGATATCAAGAGTACACAGACTGCTTATACTGCCATATCAAATTTGAGAGAATCTTACAATACTTATAAAGCAGTGTATGCCTTGGCACATTCCCTTCATAATCTGATGTCCTGTGAACCAGGAAAAGGTCCCTTTGAATATAACTCTTGTGCCAACATCACAAGTGTGCAGCCCTGGCAG CTTCTCCACTACATGAAGACAGTGAATTTCAGTACTCAGTATGGAGACAGGGTGTCCTTTGATGAGAATGGGGACACTCCAGCAATCTATGATGTGATGAACTGGCAGAGGGGCAACGATGGCTCtatgaaaatagaaaaaaatggtCTGTTTGATGAGTCGGCTCCTGCTGGACAAGAACTTACACTCCAAGAGGACAAGATCTTTTGGAATTTTGATTCTAACAGT CCACCCAGGTCTGTGTGCAGTGAAAGCTGTCTGCCTGGGACCAGAAAGGCAGCCAGGAAAGGGGAGCCACTCTGCTGTTTCGACTGTATACCTTGTGCAGAGGGAGAAATCAGCAACCACACTG ATTCAATTGAGTGTGTAAAATGTCCACCAGATTTCTGGTCCAACCCGAGAAGAGAccagtgtgtgctgaaggacattGAGTTTCTCTCCTATGAGGAGCCTCTGGGAATTTCCCTGACAACAGTCGCTCTGTTCGGGTCATGTGTTTCAGCTGGAGTTTTAGCTGTGTTCATTTACTACAGGAACACCCCAGTTGTGAAAGCCAATAACTCAGAACTGAGCTTCCTCCTGCTGCTTTCATTGATTCTCTGCTTTCTTTGCTCGTTGCTCTTTATTGGTCAGCCACTGCACTTGACTTGTATGCTGAGACATGTTGTGTTTGGGATcagctttgttttgtgtatttcttgTATTCTCGTCAAAACTATTGTTGTCATAATGGCATTTAAAGCCACACTTCCTGATAACAATGTCATGAAATGGTTTGGAGCTGCCCAACAGAGAGGCACTGTCTTTGTATTTACAGTAATCCAAGCTGTGATTTGTATCATATGGCTGACCACAGCATCCCCTGTGCCTTTCAAAAACACCAAGTATCAAAACTCAAAAATCATTTTTGAGTGTAACGTTGGATCCATCACTGGATTTAGCTGCTTACTTGGGTACATAGGCTTGCTAGCCAGTGTGTGCTTTCTGCTGGCTTTCCTGGCCAGAAATTTGCCAGATAACTTTAATGAAGCCAAGTTCATTACTTTCAGCATGCTCATCTTCTGTGCAGTTTGGATTGCTTTTATTCCAGCATATGTCAGCTCTCCGGGGAAATACTCAGACGCTGTTGAGATATTTGCCATCTTGGCTTCAAGCTTCGGTCTCCTCATTGCGATCTTTGCtccaaaatgttacattattcTGCTTCATCCAGAGAAGAACTCCAAGAAAGCCCTTATGGGAAGAACAGCTCCAAAGAAGTAA